TATTACCGAAAAAAAACAACTGGAAGAGCAGTTTTTCCGCGCCCAACGATTGGAAAGCCTTGGCACTCTAGCAGGTGGAATTGCTCACGACTTGAATAATATTTTAACACCTATTTTGGCTGCATCTCAACTGCTACAGGTGAGATTCTCTCAAGACAAAGAACATTATCACCAACTACTACAAATTATCGAAAGCAACACCAAACGAGGAGCAGATTTAGTCAAACAAGTCTTGTCATTTGCGCGCGGATTTAAGGGAGAGCGCACCATAGTTAAACTCAAGCATCTGATTGGGGAAATTACCCAGATTGCCACACAAACATTTCCCAAATCCATCGAATTTGCCATCACCATACCAGAAGACCTCTGGGCTGTGTCCGCAGATGCGACACAACTGCATCAAGTGTTAATGAACCTCGTAGTTAATGCCCGTGATGCTATGCCAGCAGGTGGTACAATCACCATTTCCACCCAAAATATCTTGATTGATGAAGCTTATGCCCGCATGAATCTGGATGCTAAAGTTGGCCATTATGTTGTGATGACTGTTGCCGATACCGGAATAGGCATACCACCGGAAATATTAGATAGAATTTTTGATCCTTTTTTCACCACAAAAGAAGTCGGTCAAGGAACAGGATTGGGGCTTTCAACTGTCCTGGGAATTATCAAAAGCCACGGTGGGTTTATGAATGTATCTAGCACAGTCGCCCAAGGCAGTAAATTTACACTGTTTTTCCCGGCTGTGGAAGTCACCCAATCACTTGACATCAATCATTTAGAAATATTTCCCGGACAGGGAGAACTAATTTTATTTGTGGATGATGAAGCTGAAATTCGGGAGATTGCCCAAATTGTCCTGGAAAAATACAATTATCAAACCCTCACCGCTAGTAATGGCATTGAAGCGATCGCCCTTTATGCCCAGCACAAAAAGCAGATCAGTGCCGTTTTAATGGATATCATGATGCCGGAAATGGATGGAATCACCACCATTCGCACCTTACAAAAAATGAATCCCCAGGTAAAAATCATTGCTTGTAGCGGCATTAACCCTAATATCGCTTTGGCAAATGCCGATCATACAGCTGTTGATCTAGTTGTTGCCAAGCCCTACACAGCGCCAGATTTATTAAATAGCTTGCACCATATCCTCCGGAAAAACTAGCTCATCGTCTTTTTAGCCAGTCTAGAAATTGGAGATTTTTTTAGGTGTCAGTGCCTGATTTTGTTGCGAAATTGAGAGGCTATAGTTAAACTGACCTTCAGATAAATCACCTACGTGTAATGTGTATATTCCTGCTTGCCAATAACCAGTAAGTTCTGGCTGGCTTTCAGAGTAATTATCTGCCAGCACACAAAAACGCCCTCCAGGCCCGTCAATCAGCAGAGTTGGCTGTCCAGGACTGTCAACTGTTAAGCGTAAGAAAGGCACTGGCTTGGTTAACTCGATAATGTGATTGGGTGTATTCGCAATGTTGCCGCAACTACTAGCAACAGCACCCCCAGACGTGCCATTTAAAACCAGTGGTTCTGAGCTTAAATCTGGTTGAATTTGCAGCGGTGGGACTTCAGCCACATTAGCCTCATTCAGCACCAAACTGATTACCAAAGCTGCGGGAACAACTGTAAGTAGCCTCAGAGTCTTCATCATCATCCCTGCTCCCGACTATTTCTCAAGTCATATTGATCTTAAGAGTCTAAACTAATCGACGACGTGAATCTGTCTATGTTCCAGATCAATTTGGATAAATTTATCTTTTCTCTATCTGCAACTCGCTAAAAAATAATTTCCAGGATTTGGTAGGTTTGTTGTGGAACTAGTGAATTAGAGTCAAGGTGAAAACATAGATGAATCCTCAACCTGAAGAAGATTTGCAGCGTCGCCTCCAAAATTTAGAAGCCCAAATGCACTCTCAAGCTGTAGATGTGGGACAACCACCAGAAAACAGACAGAAATCGCCGTCTGCATTTGTCAACTTGAAATCTCATGTAGCGCGATTGCAGCTTTGGTTTGAAAACTTGAACCGTATTACCAAGGTGATAGTTGCAGGTGTGGGGGTGCTAGTGGGATTTGCCATGCTACAAGCAGTCATGAAACTAGTCGCATCTGTGATCAGTGTGGCAGTGTTGGCATTCTTCGTGTATCTTGGGTACAAATTTTTTGTATCTGGTAGCTTTGAAAAAAAGCAATAGTCTATCTTAACTGCGCCGAAAGCCACTTAAAAATAAATTCAAAGGAATTATAGAATGGCCACCCCAATTGTGAGGAGTAATACCAGTCCATCTAGCCAGTCCAACAAACCGGAAAAAGCCAAGTCATTGCCATTAAACACCAGACGTTTGGCTGCATGGGCCACTGAAATCACTCTGGTGGTGGTGAGTGGGCTAGTTCCCTTTGGGCTTGGTGTCTATGCCAATTCTCGCAGCGACCTCAACCGCGTTCCACTTCACCCAGTCTTGGTAGTCACAGAAAGAGCGATCGCTCGACCCTTGGCTTTGCCTGTCAGCTCTGGTATTCGCAACGTCGCCGCCCCGACGAATTTTTTGTGGATTATTGCCTTGTTAGCCCCTGTGAGCCTCTCGTGGTGGCAATTATATTTACTGGGGAAAACAGGTAGTACTATTCCTAAGCGGAAATTTGGTGTGCGAGTGGTGAACGAGGTAGGTAAGCCGCCCGGTTTAGCCGCAGCTGTGGCGCGAGAAGGAATTGGTCGCTGGACTGTACCTGTTTCCATCGCCTATATTCTTTGGCGCTACAGTTTTGCTTTTCCCAATTTAGGATTGTTCACATTTTTGGCTGTATTGATGGTGCTGGGAGAAGGCATAGCCTTACCCTCACGTCGAGGCCGTCGCGCATTCCATGACTGGTTGGCAGGTACGTATACAATAGATGGCACTCGTCCTGTGACATCCTCAGTTCCGGCTAATGCATCCCAGATAGAGCAGTCCGGGGAGGAAACAGCCCCTGTCTCAATGTCGATGCTCACAGGAGAAACGACAAATACTTCTACCCTGTGGCGACGGATGCGGCAAAATCCCAGCCGGACTTTGTTTGCGGTAGCAGTAGCCAGTATGATCGCTGTCCTGGGAACTTTAGTAGCCACGCAAGTTTATATCCAAACTCAACAAACTCGGCGGGAAACCAAGCAAATAAACAGCCAAAAGTTTTTGGTACTCGTAGAAAAATTGAGTCCTAACTCTGGTGCTAGCACAGAGGAACGCCAAACGATAATTCTGGCAATGGCTGGTCTCAATGATCCCCAGTCGATCCAATTTCTGACAGAGCTTTTGGTTAAAGAAACTAACCCCATTCTCCTGAATACAATTCAACAAGCTTTAACAGGTGTCGGACTCCCAGCTATCCCGGAATTGAAAAATAAAAATCAGTTGTTAGCAGGTGAATTAAAGTCTGTGGGTAACAATGCATCTTCACAGTCAGAATTGCGACCACAGCCGTTACATATTAACCAGCAGACAATCAATAAAATTCTCAGCGTCAACAGCACTCCAACGGCAGGGATTGATCTTAGTCGCGCTGAATTAGGTCAAAGCGGGACTCCATCAAGTTCGTTTTTTAACTTGGTGTTAGATAACGTTGATTTGTCGGGAATCAATTTCAAAGGGGCAAATCTCAACCAAGGCAGTTTTAAAGGTAGTATTTTTCGGGGAACTGGTGAGGATGGACGGTGGGATACTTATGATGATGCGATCGCGGATTTGAGCCAAGCTCAAATGAAACAAGCCAATTTCACCGATGCAAATCTCAGTCGCGTGATCATGAACCGTAGCGATTTAAGCCGCGCTACCCTCAACAGAGCTAATTTATCCTATGCACGTTTAATCGAAGCTGATCTCAGCAGTACTCAGCTAGTAGGAGCCAATTTGCGGGGTGCATTCCTAGAGAAAGCCAGCTTAACTGGGGCTGACATCGGTGATGCCAAATTCAACGAAGCCAATTTGTATGCGGCGCGTTTAAGTCGCGTCATTGCCATCGGCACACATTTATCCTATGCCAATTTAACTAATACTGATTGGCGAGGCGCAGATTTATCAGGAGCCTATTTAGACCGGGCTAATCTCAGCAATGCCAATCTCAGCGCTACTCGACTGACTGGTGCTGTTTTGCGTTCGGCGAAGTTGGAAAATACCAACTTGCAAAATGCTGACCTGAGCTTTGTTGATTTACGGGGAGCAAATGTCGCAGGTGCTGATTTTCAAGGCACAGTTTTCGCTCCTGTCCCCCAAAATCCCGAAGATCAATTTGTCGAAATGCCAGACTTAGGCTCAATCTCTGCTGTGGTCGAAGGAGTTGATTTTTCTCAAGCCAAAAATTTAGATAAAAGGCAAATAGCTTACATTTGTACCCAAGGCGGAGTCCATTCAAGTTGTGCGTCTGTAGGACTGGGAAGGGGTAATTAATCCTAGATAAATTCTCGCCTAAATCATCAGTAATAGCGATAATATAAGTATTCAAACGAACTTATAACATTCAAGATAGTGTGAGGTTTCCGATAATGAAGCATCTTGCTTATTTGGTTCCAGTCTTAGCGGCTGGCGCGGTCTTGAGTGTAGCTATTACTATTCAACCAGCACAGGCTCAGGTAGCATATGGTAGCTATGTCGGTGTAGGGCCAACTGTTGGTCTGACTGATGGAATTCAAGTTGGGGGTGTTGTAGCTGTCCGTTACAAGCTTCTAGAATCACCAATTTCTTTCCGCGCTCAAGCTTTAATTGGGAGAAATACCGCAGTTGTACCTACGGTTTCTTACGATGTTCCCCTGAATTGGCAAACTGATGCCTACTTGGGCGCTGGTTTGGTGTTGGCTGGTGGTGATAGTGATAGTTCTTCTCCTGTGGGCAACAAAATCAGTTTTGCTTTACAGCCAGGAATTGATTACATTATCCCCAATAGTAAGACTGTGATTTTTGGTAACGCCATCATTGCTTTTGATGCTTACCGTGACGGTGCTGGTGGTGCGGCTGTCTCTGTGCAAGGTGGTGTGGGTTATAGATTTTAAAATTTTGCCCTTAGCTTTGCTCCCCGTAGTTTAATTACGGGGTTTATTGTATGTTTTGTTTCCTTAACTACAAATTCTTGCCCCTACGACATTGGGAGTGAGATATTTTTTAATTAGGCGACCGAGAATTTCAATTCCTTGCTCGATATCTGCTGCTGTGTGGCAAAAGTTCAACCGCATTGCTTGATAACCGCCTCCTGGAAAAAATACGGCACCATTGGCAACGAGGACATGGTGAGATAAGGCTTCTCGACAAATTGCCTGAATCGGTAAATGGTCTGGGAGATGAATCCACAAAAATAAACCACCTTTGGGAATAGTCCAGGCGATTGCGCGGAGCGCAGTGCCAGAGGCAATCGCATCAGGAAAATAATGCTCTAGTGCTTGCAGCATCATGTTCCGTCCTTGCAAATTACTAGTGCGTAAACGACTCAGATGACGGCGGTAATGTCCTGATCCTAAAAACTCGCTGACAATTGCCTGAGATACCGTAGAAACGTGCAAGTCATTAAGTAATTTTTGCTTGACTAAATGCTGATGATGTTCACCTGTGACCACCATGTAACCTACTCTTAATCCAGGCATCAGGGTTTTGGAGAATGTACTGATGTACGTAACTAAATTGTGGCGATCGCTTGCTTTAATGGGAGCCGGAACAGGTTCAAAATTTAAACCTTCGTAAGCATTATCTTCCAAAATCGGACATTCGTACTCTTGTGCTAATGCCAGTAATTTTTGGCGATGTTCCTGGTTCGTTGTGATTCCTGTGGGGTTGTGTAGAGTGCTGATGGTATAAATTAATTTTGGTCGGTGACTGTGGAGATATTGCTCCAGTAATTCCAGATTCATTCCCTGTGCAGTCATGGGAATTCCGATGACTTTAGCGCCCAAATTTTCCAGAATGCCCAATGCACCATGATAAGTTGGTGTCTCCACAATCGCCCAATCCCCTGGTTGGAGATAATATTGCATCGCTAGAGATAATGCTTGTTGTGAACCAGTGGTAATAATGATTTCTTCGGGAGAAACAGCTAATCCTGTTTGCACTAACATCTGAGCAATCAACTGTCGCAGCAGAAGTTGTCCTTGAGGAAAGTCTTCTTTAAAGAGGATATCTCCGGCTTTAGCTAAGGCACGTTTGGCAATTCGTTGGAGATTTGCTAAACCAGGATTATGGGGAAAACCTGAACTGAAATCAATCATATCTCGTTGCCGTCGCGCCTGAATTGAAGCTGTATATTGTTCTGAAAATGATTCTCCCCCTTGAGAAATTATTACCTCTTGGGCTGGGGCGAAGTGTGACCGGAAGGTAAAACTAGAGCTAATGGTAGAGTTAACAAAATATCCTGAACCTTGGCGAGCATGAATCAGTCCATCGGCTTCTAGGAGACTATAGGCTTCAATTACAGTTAACTTGTTGACTTGAATACTTTCGGACAAAGCCCTAATTGAGGGCAGTTTTTGACCAGTCGTGATTTTTCCAGATTGAATCAAACGACTTAAATAATCGCGAATTTGCCGATAAATAGGGTTTTGTGAGTGCCGATCTAAGGGAATAATCACAGCGCCACCCTTCCTTAAAGACGAAAGCAGGAGAATACAGGCAATATAAGCGATTTTCCTGAGTTTTAACCAGTACAGTTGTGTTGAATTTGACTATAACAGTTAGCAATGCCGCTACTGTACCAGACTAAATTGGCTAAATCTGTACCTTCTCACGCAGCTATGAGCAAGGGAATCTAGAAAGTATAAGTGTGGAAAGAAATTTTTATGCAGATACTTGAAGTATGGTGGCGGCTAGAGTCAAAACGGCAAATATTTTGGCAAAAATTAGTTAATGCACTGTCAGCCAGTTCGGAATTGCAAGTTTGGCAAAAAAGCGATCGCTCTGGTCATATTACTTGGCGAGCCTATAATCCCATGACAGGCCGTTCTGCTTGTTTTGGCTCTGAAGAAGAAATGCGAGTCTGGATTGAGATGCAGTATTACCAAGAAATGTAACGATCAGAATGGATTTTTGTAAGAGTATAATCATCGTAAATATTATCTAGTCGTCGATTATGCCATCTATCAATTCCTCTGATACAAACGATGTACTTCGTTACCGTCCTCGCCGTCTGCGCCGGACTGAAACTTTACGACGCATGGTCAGGGAAACAACTCTCAGCGTTAACGACCTCATCTATCCCATGTTTGTGACTGAGGGAGAGGGGCAAAAAGTTGAGATAGCTTCTATGCCTGATTGTTATCGTTATTCCTTAGATTTATTGTTAAAAGAAATTAAGGAAGTTTATGATTTGGGAATAAATGCGATCGCACTTTTTCCCGTAGTTCCAGAAGAGCTAAAAGATGATACTGGTACTGAAAGCTTTAACCCAGATGGACTGGTACAGCGAACTGTCAAAGCGATCAAAGAAGCAGTTCCCGAAATTATTATCATGACTGATGTTGCCCTTGACCCCTTCACGAATCATGGGCATGATGGTTTAATCGATGACCAGGGTAATATTTTAAATGACCCCACCGTGGAAGTGTTGGTCAAAATGGCCGTTTCCCAAGCAGCCGCTGGGGCAAGTTTTGTTGCACCTTCCGACATGATGGATGGCAGAGTCGGCGCAATTCGTCGCGCTTTAGATGCAGAAGGCTACATTGATGTGGGAATTTTGGCATATTCTGCTAAGTATGCCTCTGCCTATTATGGCCCCTTCCGGGATGCTTTAGATTCTGCACCGAAATTTGGTGATAAAAAGACTTACCAAATGGATGCAGGTAATGCCAGAGAAGCTTTGAAGGAAATAGAACTAGATATAGCTGAAGGAGCAGATATTGTCATGGTTAAACCTGCCCTCGCTTATCTCGATATTATTCATCAAGTCCGCAACGCCACACATCTGCCTGTAGCAGCATATAACGTTAGTGGCGAATACTCCATGATTAAAGCTGCTGCACGGATGGGTTGGATTGATGAGAAAAAAATAATTTTGGAAACTTTAACCAGCATGAAACGAGCCGGTGCTGATTTGATTTTGACTTATTTTGCCAAAGAAGTGGCTTTAATGTTGGTATAAACCTCTGTTGTTTATTTCTCTGCGTTCTCTGCGCCTCTGTGGTTCGTCTCTTTCGTGAATTTATTTCTAGGAAATGCCTAATTCTAATTTTTAACGAACCGCATTGGCCCTAGCCTCTCCCTTTGGGAGAAGGGCGCAAAGTACACAAAGGAAGAAGGGAAGAAAGTTATTGTTGCTTTGGATACGGAACCCAGAAAAAATCAAATGATGCGAGTTTTAATTCTGGGTGGAACCGGAGAAGCGGCAGAATTAGCCACCAAAGTTGCGAATATCCAGGGAATTGAGGTAATTTCATCTTTAGCCGGTCGCACCAGTAAACCTTCAGTCCCATTAGGCGATTTGCGAATTGGGGGTTTTGGTGGTGTGGCTGGACTAGCTAACTATCTAGATCAGATGAAAATCGATGTGTTGATCGATGCTACCCATCCCTTTGCTAATCAGATTGCTTTGAATGCGGCCGATGCTGCAATGCAAGTCAAAATCCCCCGTTTGAAGTTAATCCGCCGACCTTGGAAAAAAGTAAATGGCGATCGCTGGATTGAAGTTGATAGTGTAAAATCTGCCGCAGCTGTTCTCGAAAATCAATCAAAACGGGTTTTTTTAAGCATTGGTAGGCAAGAAATCGGTACTTTTGCTCACCTGAATCAAATTTGGTTTCTGATGCGGATGATTGACCCGCCTGAGCCAAATGCCTTAGTACCGCCGGGAATATTGTTGTGCGATCGCGGGCCTTTTCACCTCCATAATGAGAGAGAAATCCTGATTCACCATCAAATTGATACCATTGTCAGCAAAAATAGCGGTGGTGATGCCACTTATGCCAAGATTATTGCCGCACGGGAACTAAAACTCCAAGTTGTAATGGTAAACCGTCCCCCTATACCACCAGGAGAACAAGCCACAGACATAGATGAAGTTTTAGAGTGGCTATTACAGCACTTGCATCCGTGACTCAGTATTTCTTCCTTTGCGCCTCTGCGCCTCTGCGTGAGAAAAAATCCAACATAAAAAACGCC
This Nodularia sp. LEGE 06071 DNA region includes the following protein-coding sequences:
- a CDS encoding pentapeptide repeat-containing protein; this encodes MATPIVRSNTSPSSQSNKPEKAKSLPLNTRRLAAWATEITLVVVSGLVPFGLGVYANSRSDLNRVPLHPVLVVTERAIARPLALPVSSGIRNVAAPTNFLWIIALLAPVSLSWWQLYLLGKTGSTIPKRKFGVRVVNEVGKPPGLAAAVAREGIGRWTVPVSIAYILWRYSFAFPNLGLFTFLAVLMVLGEGIALPSRRGRRAFHDWLAGTYTIDGTRPVTSSVPANASQIEQSGEETAPVSMSMLTGETTNTSTLWRRMRQNPSRTLFAVAVASMIAVLGTLVATQVYIQTQQTRRETKQINSQKFLVLVEKLSPNSGASTEERQTIILAMAGLNDPQSIQFLTELLVKETNPILLNTIQQALTGVGLPAIPELKNKNQLLAGELKSVGNNASSQSELRPQPLHINQQTINKILSVNSTPTAGIDLSRAELGQSGTPSSSFFNLVLDNVDLSGINFKGANLNQGSFKGSIFRGTGEDGRWDTYDDAIADLSQAQMKQANFTDANLSRVIMNRSDLSRATLNRANLSYARLIEADLSSTQLVGANLRGAFLEKASLTGADIGDAKFNEANLYAARLSRVIAIGTHLSYANLTNTDWRGADLSGAYLDRANLSNANLSATRLTGAVLRSAKLENTNLQNADLSFVDLRGANVAGADFQGTVFAPVPQNPEDQFVEMPDLGSISAVVEGVDFSQAKNLDKRQIAYICTQGGVHSSCASVGLGRGN
- a CDS encoding aminotransferase class I/II-fold pyridoxal phosphate-dependent enzyme, producing MIIPLDRHSQNPIYRQIRDYLSRLIQSGKITTGQKLPSIRALSESIQVNKLTVIEAYSLLEADGLIHARQGSGYFVNSTISSSFTFRSHFAPAQEVIISQGGESFSEQYTASIQARRQRDMIDFSSGFPHNPGLANLQRIAKRALAKAGDILFKEDFPQGQLLLRQLIAQMLVQTGLAVSPEEIIITTGSQQALSLAMQYYLQPGDWAIVETPTYHGALGILENLGAKVIGIPMTAQGMNLELLEQYLHSHRPKLIYTISTLHNPTGITTNQEHRQKLLALAQEYECPILEDNAYEGLNFEPVPAPIKASDRHNLVTYISTFSKTLMPGLRVGYMVVTGEHHQHLVKQKLLNDLHVSTVSQAIVSEFLGSGHYRRHLSRLRTSNLQGRNMMLQALEHYFPDAIASGTALRAIAWTIPKGGLFLWIHLPDHLPIQAICREALSHHVLVANGAVFFPGGGYQAMRLNFCHTAADIEQGIEILGRLIKKYLTPNVVGARICS
- the hemB gene encoding porphobilinogen synthase codes for the protein MPSINSSDTNDVLRYRPRRLRRTETLRRMVRETTLSVNDLIYPMFVTEGEGQKVEIASMPDCYRYSLDLLLKEIKEVYDLGINAIALFPVVPEELKDDTGTESFNPDGLVQRTVKAIKEAVPEIIIMTDVALDPFTNHGHDGLIDDQGNILNDPTVEVLVKMAVSQAAAGASFVAPSDMMDGRVGAIRRALDAEGYIDVGILAYSAKYASAYYGPFRDALDSAPKFGDKKTYQMDAGNAREALKEIELDIAEGADIVMVKPALAYLDIIHQVRNATHLPVAAYNVSGEYSMIKAAARMGWIDEKKIILETLTSMKRAGADLILTYFAKEVALMLV
- a CDS encoding cobalt-precorrin-6A reductase codes for the protein MMRVLILGGTGEAAELATKVANIQGIEVISSLAGRTSKPSVPLGDLRIGGFGGVAGLANYLDQMKIDVLIDATHPFANQIALNAADAAMQVKIPRLKLIRRPWKKVNGDRWIEVDSVKSAAAVLENQSKRVFLSIGRQEIGTFAHLNQIWFLMRMIDPPEPNALVPPGILLCDRGPFHLHNEREILIHHQIDTIVSKNSGGDATYAKIIAARELKLQVVMVNRPPIPPGEQATDIDEVLEWLLQHLHP